GCATGACATAAAAGTGAAAGTTTGATCATGTAGGTGGAATAATAGTTCTGGGTCTTTCAGTTAGACGACATATTATCATTCATTATTGGGTGTGAAGGGGTTAATGTCCTAGAACAACCTGGCTGAGTTTGGCAGCAATACACACACTCCGCTGTCCCCGAATTCAAACTATATAACCATATTATTATTGTCTTTAATAATTAGGATAGAGCTAGTAGGAGATGTATATATGAACTAATTCACCTAGAGAatacattctttttttatttcgtGTTCATAAAATAACCCCGACTCTCTGTCCTGTCAGATACATCTTTGCCTTGAACATGTTTGAGTTAGGTTGCATCAACTCGACAGAATGGGCCGTTTACCAGGACTGGCACTCCCTGCTGGTGGAGCAGTTTGGACaccaggtggagctggagggcATCATCTACCTCACAGCTCCTCCAGAGGTACCATtcacattaaatattcattgcTCCAAGCCGAATTACACGGTTTCAATTTCTGTCAATtcacttttgtatttgtttgaatttaaatgtacaaAATTGACAATTATGTAAAAACAATACTATGACCCAGCAATTGTTCATCTCCCAGATATGTATGGAGCGTCTGGCGAGTCGGGGAAGGTCCGAGGAGAAGGGAGTGGAGCTGGACTACCTGGAGAAGCTACATGTCCAACATGAGCGGTGGCTGGTTGACAAAAGTACTGAGTGAGTAGTGATGATTTTTCGTGGCTGTCGTTTCCAGCCCCTTATTTTCCATCAActgctgaaatgtgtttttgaatcATCCAAACATAGCCTCTGAGGTGCAACATTTAAAGTTACTACTATGGAGGATAAGCTGAGGTCACCAATGTTCAGTCAACCTCATTATTTGTTGCTTCCTATAGTATGAATGCAGACTCCAAATCGTCCCTCCGTAATCTGGTTTGAAATgctcaaatgaaatgaaatttaaaACTGAAACCCAAGACACCAGCAGTGGCGCAGTCATTGTATTACATTACAGGATGCTGTGCTCAGATTCCTGTTTGACAGCCTGTGTTCTACATGGCTGTCCTcgcagctgtttgctgctcagcTGTAAACAGACGACGCTCAGCAGTGTGTGGTCTGCTGCCGTGGGGAAGTGTCTAACTGGCTCGGCTCTGTCTTTTCAGAATACACTTTGAGAAGTTAAAACAGATACCCGTGTTACGACTCGATGCCAATGTGGAGTTTCAGACGGACCCTGAGGTGCAGGAGCAGCTTATTACAAAGGTATGTGTTCGGTTAGTGGATCTCTTATGTGCTGTGCCATCGTTAACCACATGGGGTCACTGTCATGTTTCATGTGCCTTTGGTTTAGTGAGAGCTCATTGCGCTGGTGCATTTGTTTTCTGATTGGATGTTTGATGTGTTTCCCGGTTCTGATCAATTGTGATCATTTCATACACAGGTGAAGAACTTCTTCAGCTCTTTGTGAGGGAACAGTCTCCGGACAACATCAACAGACCAGCCGTCAGTCAATTAGTTAGGTGATACATAAACGCATACGAGCCAATCAGAGTGAGgaaatgttattatattatgtaaTACTATTGTAAAACAGACCTTATACATCTCCATCTCTACATGACACATGAAACTTTTGTCTGTATATGAATGTTTGTTGTAGAGACTTTTACTGTTACATTTTCCagcattttattgtttatttgtttgcttgtttgttagttagagTCTCGAGAAACATTTTCCACCTTGACTCGATAACTCACATATTCCTGTGATTAAAACACGGATCGGTCAATTTGTTTTTGGAGCCAGTGTAAATTATAAACTAAATCTGTGTGTTCACCACTGGGACCATATGGAAATACAGTTTACTGAACATCACACAGTTTTTTAGCATGTTACTGTTTTATTCATTCCTGACTAACTGGAACTAATCAAGTGTTGTATTTATTCTTcattattaaataaagatttatcAATTTATTGTCATGTATCATCCATTGAAACTTCATGGAACTTGTGCCACTGATACGAAACAGATTGGTGCTAATGGCTATACGAGATTTAAAGTGTTATTTGTTAATGGGTTGTTACATTTGAAATGGGATCaggcagaataaaaaaaaaggccgGCTCAGCTTGACAGGACAATGACCTTGGCTAAATGTTTTCTTGTCTGTGGCCCTCTGATGTGCTCCGGTGATCAGAGGGTCTGCTGGGATGCCTGGCGTGGTCAGTGGTCATCAAAGGGCAGCTGTCCACTATAAAGGGGCCTGTCTGGAGCTCCGTCTGCAGCCAGCATCAGTTCAGCCTGAGACCAgctggaggaaggaaggaaggagctcTCACctcactctctatctctctttctctctctgtgagttTCAGTCAAGATGGAAACAAGAGTGCTGACAGTTTTTTGCACACTCCTCCTCGGCTCTTTGGGAAATATTTTCTCCGGTCGGGCCCACAGGTTTAGCTCCGGCCTCGAGAGAAGCCTTTCATTCAGAAACCTCTCGGTTAGTCATCGCAGCAGATACCCTCTGTACATGATGCAGCTGTACCGCTCCTTCAGGACCGTTGATTCCTCGTCGCCATTAGCTGTCAACGCAGTCAACACGCCAGGTGACACGCCATCAGCGTACAGCTCTGACTCTGTCCTAAGTCTGAAGGCTAAAAGTGAGTaaacactttattattatttttcgaATAAAGCTCATTCTGGGCATGAACTGGTTAGACAGTGtatatgtctgtttctgtgtgtgtagacTCTGTTGTCCAGCAGCTCTTTGGCTGCTGCACTCTCTGTGTTATCAGACCCTCCCTTTTTACAACCCAGCAAGTGTCAAAATGCCTATTCCACTTTAAAGGCTTTCTCTGTTTTATGTGACAGGGTGTGTATATTAGCCCTCAGACGATCTTTGCACAGGGGGGTTCAATACACATCCTGTTCTGTTCACCCTCCCACTCCACTGTTTTGACATTTGTCTAGGGATCTGGTTTTCCAAGAATCCCCCCAAACTgctgactgtttgtgtgtgagtttgagttCTCATTTACacgtctctcttttttttcttaggTTGCAACCAAGTTGGTGACAGATGGACAGTCACATTTGACATGTCAGCCATCTCTGCCAGCGAGCTCGTCCAGCTGGCAGAGCTTCGGATCAGTCTACCAGCCTTCTCTGCCTCCGAGCGAGCCACTGTGGATTTATATCACTCCCGGGAGCAGAGCTGTGACCCGGGCAGCACATCATGCCAGGACAATCACCTTTTCCTGGGGAGCTTTGGCACGTCGCCCAGCAGCACAAAGTCCTCCTGGAAGGTTTTTAATGTGACCGCTCTGTTGAAATTCTGGCTGTACCAAGGAGACAGAGTGTCAAGCCAGGAGGCCTCCGGAGAGGCTGAGACAGGCAGTGGGAGTGGTGCTGGGGAGGAGAGGCAGACAGTTGACAAGTCCCTCTTCAAGAATTTTGGATTTaggcaaagaaaaataaaccattCAATAACAAACCGGGTCATGCTGGTCATCTTCTCCAAACACAACCTGCCTCAGGAAGGCCACGCTGCATACAGTCTCATTCACACTGTGGAGAACTCCAAGTATGTGACCATGGACAGAGTCAGCAGTGAGAGCCAGGGCCGACGGCACAAAAGGAACCGAATGGAAAGGATGAGAGTGACTGGTGTAGCTGCACCGACAGCGGAATCGACAGCGGAGCCGGTGCAGAGGCTGCTCTGTCGCAAGGTAGACATGTGGGTGGACTTTGACCACATTGGCTGGGACGAGTGGATCGTGCATCCCAAGCGGTTCAACGCATATCGCTGTGAGGGAGACTGCCCGACGCCCCTGGATGAGTCCTTCAAGCCCACCAACCATGCATACATGCAGGTAAGATGGAAGCTCTGGTTTTATTCCAATTGAGTTCGTTAGAGTCTTCAGGTTTTTCGGaagttgtttatttatgtgaatTCTTCTTCTATCTTTCAGAGCCTCATGCGTCATCGCCATTCAGAGAGGGTGTCTTGTCCGTCCTGCGTGCCAACGCGGCTCAGCCCACTCTCCATGCTCTACTATGAGAACGACGACTTGATGCTGCGTCACCACGAGGAAATGATTGTTGAGGAGTGTGGCTGTCACTGAAGCCCCATCACTGTGTGTCACAAGAGCAACTTCTGACAGACCATACATATGTTTCTTTACTGTTTTCATGACAAcattcattttcaaatattaaagGGAGAGTTCTGTTTCATGGTCTTTTCCAGCAAATAATCAGATGAGGCTGAAAGACTGAAAGTATATTTCATCCATACTGGGTGgtgcacaaatgttttttctatCTTTGGTGTGTAGTGAGCTCCATTATACAAGTATTATATGTTGTATCTATTTATACGTTGTattgtatattttgtatataataataaataaacattttattttgacaaacgTGGAGTGTTCTGTCTTTTCAAACACTGCTATTGAGAACTtgactcatttaaaaaaaatagat
The genomic region above belongs to Pleuronectes platessa chromosome 4, fPlePla1.1, whole genome shotgun sequence and contains:
- the spaw gene encoding southpaw; this encodes METRVLTVFCTLLLGSLGNIFSGRAHRFSSGLERSLSFRNLSVSHRSRYPLYMMQLYRSFRTVDSSSPLAVNAVNTPGDTPSAYSSDSVLSLKAKSCNQVGDRWTVTFDMSAISASELVQLAELRISLPAFSASERATVDLYHSREQSCDPGSTSCQDNHLFLGSFGTSPSSTKSSWKVFNVTALLKFWLYQGDRVSSQEASGEAETGSGSGAGEERQTVDKSLFKNFGFRQRKINHSITNRVMLVIFSKHNLPQEGHAAYSLIHTVENSKYVTMDRVSSESQGRRHKRNRMERMRVTGVAAPTAESTAEPVQRLLCRKVDMWVDFDHIGWDEWIVHPKRFNAYRCEGDCPTPLDESFKPTNHAYMQSLMRHRHSERVSCPSCVPTRLSPLSMLYYENDDLMLRHHEEMIVEECGCH